In Quercus robur chromosome 10, dhQueRobu3.1, whole genome shotgun sequence, a genomic segment contains:
- the LOC126702493 gene encoding uncharacterized protein LOC126702493: protein MYAYMQRHYDKQPMRASALTGKAYMDKATEGNAMNCYEMFRMTPELLLHLVDELAQHGYLRDGRGEVNVTQAVAMLLYVLGHNTRFRCVADRFQHSTETMCRHFRKALRTVHHYAKHLIKPDQNVTGLPKHLQVNKYWPWFERCIGAIDGTHVSARPPKNETQAHRDRKSHITTNVLCVCVTWTCSSHLSMVGGRAVRMTQGFLRKRSVIGSMDSHGHQQGRTT from the exons ATGTATGCGTATATGCAGCGGCATTATGATAAACAACCAATGCGTGCTAGTGCGTTGACCGGTAAGGCGTATATGGACAAGGCCACTGAAGGTAATGCTATGAACTGTTATGAGATGTTCCGCATGACACCTGAATTACTATTACATTTAGTGGATGAGTTGGCTCAACATGGTTACTTGAGGGACGGACGTGGTGAGGTGAATGTCACTCAGGCCGTGGCCATGTTATTGTACGTACTTGGACACAACACCCGCTTTAGATGTGTTGCCGACAGGTTTCAGCACTCAACAGAAACCATGTGCCGGCATTTTCGTAAGGCGTTGCGAACTGTCCACCATTACGCGAAGCATTTAATTAAACCTGATCAGAATGTCACAGGCCTCCCTAAACATCTTCAAGTGAACAAGTACTGGCCATGGTTTGAG AGATGTATAGGAGCAATTGATGGAACACACGTGAGTGCCCGACCTCCTAAAAATGAGACTCAAGCACACAGGGACCGTAAGAGCCATATAACAACTAAtgtgctgtgtgtgtgtgtaacatGGACATGCAGTTCACATTTATCCATGGTGGGTGGGAGGGCAGTGCGAATGACTCAAGGGTTTTTGAGGAAGCGATCAGTGATCGGAAGCATGGATTCCCATGGCCACCAACAA ggtCGTACTACTTAG
- the LOC126702056 gene encoding putative FBD-associated F-box protein At5g38570 codes for MEKSVLPLPSDKDLKDLISQLPDDILVHMLSFLTLKEAVRTCVLSHRWKYLWPFFRGSLNFDDPDTMWDIADEKKKMKFERKKFIKRVNRILKLLRGSNLDEFRVCFEFDNNFKDLIDGWVDFAISKGVKRLELDFSPTEACEGAKSYTFTHDRFTSVETSVGVSCIKYLTSLTLLYVNVTGKLLEHILSNCPLLERLYVSQSTDLVNLKIWGSSLRLKYLHITQCIYFKSIEIYAPNLESFGLVGGIKETQVNYAPRLLDLHVGGPKPLQYAICPLSSYLSQLQSLVLNIWISRMQKLELPTIQTLTNLRHLTLRVLASDRESLIGLIPLIEAAPFLQKFTLVLSWGEPMIDRELRKVMKRPNKHLKEVEIIGFVGRPIDIDLTIYLLESAIKLEKIVITPRCPALLGTPWEFNQIEKNEHAIKAAKQLKKYLPRGAELLIL; via the exons atgGAGAAGTCAGTGCTGCCTCTGCCTTCTGACAAG GACTTGAAGGACCTGATAAGCCAGTTGCCAGATGATATCCTTGTCCATATGTTGTCTTTCTTGACTTTGAAAGAAGCAGTCAGAACTTGTGTTCTTTCGCACAGATGGAAATATCTGTGGCCATTTTTCAGAGGTAGTttaaactttgatgatccagaTACAATGTGGGACATTGCTgacgaaaagaaaaaaatgaaatttgaaaggaaaaagtTCATAAAAAGGGTGAACCGTATTCTAAAATTACTCCGAGGCTCAAATTTAGATGAATTCAGAGTTTGTTTTGAgtttgataataattttaaagatCTGATTGATGGATGGGTTGACTTTGCAATCTCAAAGGGAGTTAAGAGGCTTGAATTGGACTTTTCACCAACAGAGGCATGCGAAGGTGCAAAGAGTTATACATTTACACATGATCGTTTTACTAGCGTCGAAACTTCTGTTGGAGTATCTTGCATCAAGTACCTAACGTCCCTCACTCTTCTATACGTAAATGTAACTGGCAAGCTTCTTGAGCATATCCTCTCCAACTGTCCCCTGCTTGAAAGATTATATGTCAGCCAGTCTACAGACCTAGTAAATCTGAAGATTTGGGGTTCATCACTGCGGTTGAAGTACTTACACATAACACAgtgtatatattttaaaagtattGAGATCTATGCTCCAAATCTGGAGTCGTTTGGCCTCGTTGGTGGAATAAAAGAAACGCAAGTTAATTATGCACCCCGTCTTCTAGACCTACACGTAGGAGGACCCAAACCTTTGCAGTATGCAATTTGCCCGCTGTCAAGCTACCTTTCTCAGCTACAGAGTTTGGTGCTGAACATTTGGATCTCTCGTATG CAAAAATTGGAACTCCCCACAATTCAAACGTTAACCAATCTTAGACACCTTACATTGAGAGTTCTTGCATCTGATAGAGAAAGCCTCATCGGTTTAATACCACTGATAGAAGCGGCACCTTTTTTACAGAAATTTACGTTAGTG TTGTCATGGGGTGAACCCATGATAGATAGAGAATTAAGGAAGGTGATGAAACGTCCTAATAAGCATCTCAAGGAGGTGGAAATAATAGGATTTGTGGGGCGTCCAATAGACATTGACCTGACTATTTACTTGCTCGAAAGTGCCATCAAGCTTGAGAAGATTGTTATTACTCCTCGTTGTCCGGCTCTTTTGGGAACCCCTTGGGAGTTTAATCAGATTGAGAAGAATGAACATGCAATAAAAGCTGCCAAGCAGCTCAAGAAATATCTACCCCGTGGAGCTGAATTACTTATTCTGtag
- the LOC126703322 gene encoding protein FAR1-RELATED SEQUENCE 5-like: MDHNTENSGKVVFIDVNDDAGEDVNNIIDNECIMGQQGSGDATQNVQKQWSTILDKGIDHLTDAEITSLRFSSLDDGGQFYNTYAKLVGFSIRKDKIKHNKNNIMTSRIWFCAKEGFQTARKEDNLNCKREARPITRIGCKAAFRIRFDQRSNEWVVGEFKKEHNHDLVAQLETQFLHSHKHIKDSDKAYIIALHNIGIKSNQIMDNLIQQAGGYENVGFIPKDLYNHVVADRNSNMRDGDAECALAYLQAKADMDSSFFFRYTVDKESPLANLFWTNSQSRLDYECFGDVLASASSR, encoded by the coding sequence ATGGATCATAATACAGAGAACAGTGGGAAGGTTGTGTTCATTGATGTGAATGATGATGCTGGCGAGGATGTTaataatattatagataatGAATGTATCATGGGACAACAAGGCAGTGGTGATGCTACACAAAATGTGCAAAAACAGTGGAGCACTATTCTTGACAAAGGAATAGATCACTTGACAGATGCAGAAATAACTAGTTTGAGATTCAGTTCCCTAGATGATGGTGGACAATTTTATAACACATATGCGAAATTGGTTGGCTTTAGTATTCGCAAAGATAAGATAaagcataacaaaaataacattatgaCCTCTAGGATATGGTTTTGTGCAAAAGAAGGATTTCAAACAGCAAGAAAGGAGGATAACTTAAATTGCAAGCGAGAGGCAAGACCAATAACTAGAATTGGTTGCAAGGCAGCTTTTCGTATTAGGTTTGATCAAAGGTCAAATGAATGGGTGGTAGGAGAGTTTAAAAAGGAGCATAATCACGACCTAGTTGCTCAATTAGAGACTCAATTTCTTCATTCACACAAGCATATTAAGGATTCTGATAAGGCTTACATTATAGCACTGCATAATATTGggatcaaatcaaatcaaatcatggACAATTTGATCCAACAAGCTGGAGGATATGAGAATGTAGGGTTCATTCCAAAAGACCTATACAACCATGTAGTGGCAGATCGAAATTCTAATATGCGTGATGGTGATGCTGAATGTGCTTTGGCATATTTACAAGCTAAGGCAGATATGGACTCGTCATTTTTTTTCCGGTACACTGTTGATAAAGAAAGCCCTTTGGCCAATCTGTTTTGGACAAATTCTCAAAGTCGATTAGATTATGAGTGTTTTGGAGATGTACTGGCATCAGCATCATCTAGGTAA